The Syngnathus scovelli strain Florida chromosome 18, RoL_Ssco_1.2, whole genome shotgun sequence genome contains a region encoding:
- the mc4r gene encoding melanocortin receptor 4 produces MNTTGWEGPTAGYGNRSEDRRTPERESSEGCCDQLLISTEVFLTLGIISLLENVLVVVAIVKNKNLHSPMYFFICSLAVADMLVSVSNASETVVIALINGGTLRIPVRLIKNMDNVFDSMICSSLLASICSLLAIAIDRYITIFYALRYHNMVTLRRAGMVIAGIWTCCIASGVLFIVYSESTGVLVCLIGMFFTMLVLMASLYVHMFLLARQHMKRIAALPGHPPLRQRANMKGAVTLTILLGVFVVCWAPFFLHLILMISCPRNPYCTCFMSHFNMYLILIMCNSVIDPIIYAFRSQEMRKTFKEIFCCSHSLDCV; encoded by the coding sequence ATGAACACCACGGGGTGGGAAGGTCCGACGGCGGGCTACGGCAACCGCAGCGAGGACCGGCGGACTCCCGAGCGAGAGTCCTCGGAGGGATGCTGCGACCAGCTGCTGATCTCCACCGAGGTCTTCCTGACCCTGGGCATCATCAGCCTGCTGGAGAACGTCCTGGTGGTGGTGGCCATCGTCAAGAACAAGAACCTGCACTCGCCCATGTACTTCTTCATCTGCAGCCTGGCCGTGGCCGACATGCTGGTGAGCGTCTCCAACGCCTCCGAGACGGTGGTCATCGCCCTGATCAACGGCGGCACGCTACGCATCCCGGTGCGGCTCATCAAGAACATGGACAACGTCTTTGACTCCATGATCTGCAGCTCGCTGCTGGCGTCCATCTGCAGCCTGCTGGCCATCGCCATTGACCGTTACATCACCATCTTCTACGCGCTGCGCTACCACAACATGGTCACGCTGAGGAGGGCTGGCATGGTCATCGCCGGCATCTGGACCTGCTGCATCGCGTCGGGCGTGCTCTTCATCGTCTACTCAGAGAGCACGGGCGTGCTGGTGTGCCTGATCGGCATGTTCTTCACCATGCTGGTGCTGATGGCCTCTTTGTACGTGCACATGTTCCTGCTGGCGCGCCAGCACATGAAGCGGATCGCCGCGCTGCCGGGGCACCCGCCGCTGAGGCAGCGCGCCAACATGAAGGGCGCCGTCACGCTCACCATCCTGCTGGGCGTCTTTGTGGTGTGCTGGGCTCCCTTCTTCCTGCACCTCATCCTCATGATCAGCTGCCCGCGCAACCCCTACTGCACCTGCTTCATGTCGCACTTCAACATGTACCTCATCCTCATCATGTGCAACTCGGTCATCGACCCCATCATCTACGCCTTCAGGAGCCAGGAGATGAGGAAAACCTTCAAGGAGATCTTCTGCTGCTCGCACAGCCTCGACTGCGTCTGA